The Acinetobacter piscicola genome contains a region encoding:
- the repM gene encoding replication initiation protein RepM: MKTELVVKDNALINASYNLDLVEQRLILLAIVEARESGKGINANDPLTVHAESYINQFGVHRNTAYQALKDACDDLFARQFSYQSLSEKGNTINHKSRWVSEVAYIDNEAVVRLIFAPAIVPLITRLEEQFTKYEIQQISNLTSAYAVRLYEILIAWRSTGKTPLITMYDFRQKIGVLETEYKRMYDFKKYVLDIALKQVNEHTDIIVKVEQHKTGRSITGFSFSFKQKKSATHSVESKRDPNTLDLFSKITDKQRHLFANKLSELPEMSKYSQGTESYQQFAVRIAAMLQDAEKFKELLPLLRKLGFQ, encoded by the coding sequence ATGAAAACAGAACTAGTTGTTAAAGATAACGCCTTAATCAATGCCAGTTATAACCTCGATCTAGTTGAACAGAGGTTAATTCTCCTAGCTATTGTTGAAGCAAGGGAATCGGGTAAAGGGATAAATGCTAATGATCCACTAACAGTTCATGCTGAAAGTTATATTAATCAGTTTGGTGTACATCGAAATACGGCTTATCAGGCGTTAAAAGATGCTTGCGATGACTTGTTTGCAAGACAATTCAGTTATCAGAGTCTTAGTGAAAAAGGTAACACTATTAATCACAAATCAAGATGGGTGAGCGAGGTGGCTTATATTGATAATGAAGCTGTCGTTAGACTTATTTTTGCCCCTGCTATTGTGCCTTTAATTACTAGGTTAGAAGAACAATTTACAAAGTATGAAATACAACAAATAAGTAATTTAACAAGTGCTTATGCTGTTCGTTTATATGAAATATTGATTGCATGGCGTAGTACTGGAAAAACGCCTCTCATAACTATGTATGATTTTAGACAAAAAATAGGTGTACTCGAGACTGAATACAAACGAATGTATGATTTTAAAAAATATGTTTTAGACATTGCATTAAAACAAGTAAATGAACATACCGATATTATTGTCAAAGTTGAACAGCATAAAACAGGTAGATCTATTACTGGTTTTTCATTTAGCTTTAAACAGAAAAAATCAGCCACGCATTCAGTCGAATCTAAAAGAGATCCGAATACATTAGACCTCTTTTCAAAAATAACAGATAAACAACGCCATCTATTCGCCAACAAGCTCTCAGAGCTTCCTGAGATGAGTAAATATTCACAAGGCACAGAAAGCTATCAGCAGTTTGCTGTACGTATAGCTGCCATGCTGCAAGATGCAGAGAAATTTAAGGAATTACTTCCTTTACTCAGAAAATTAGGATTTCAATGA
- a CDS encoding plasmid replication DNA-binding protein, with translation MKKLSVSELAKLYGYSRQAIYAHINKGNLSKGSDGLIDFSEALRVFGEPQKKEDTVNQSQSINSQNLTEVDLLKRQVDILEKQLNQAIQRENQSLERESFYQEQIEAMQRLLEAPKANMTTFTDQSFKQDIATDPRSELATNYDELTTPQQDNKRIPIPEHVEPEQKKRGFLSRFFLPYG, from the coding sequence ATGAAAAAACTGTCAGTTTCAGAGTTAGCTAAGCTTTATGGATATTCAAGACAAGCCATATATGCACATATAAACAAAGGAAATTTATCTAAAGGATCTGATGGATTAATTGACTTTTCAGAGGCCCTAAGAGTTTTTGGGGAACCACAAAAAAAAGAGGATACAGTCAATCAAAGTCAATCAATTAACAGTCAAAACTTGACAGAAGTTGACTTACTAAAACGTCAAGTTGACATACTGGAAAAACAATTAAATCAGGCAATACAGAGAGAAAATCAATCTTTAGAACGTGAATCGTTTTATCAAGAACAGATTGAAGCTATGCAGCGCTTACTAGAAGCACCAAAAGCCAATATGACTACCTTTACCGATCAGAGCTTTAAACAGGATATAGCAACGGATCCTCGGTCGGAACTAGCAACGAACTATGACGAATTGACTACTCCTCAGCAAGACAATAAGCGTATTCCTATCCCGGAGCATGTTGAACCAGAACAGAAGAAGAGAGGCTTCCTAAGCCGCTTTTTCCTTCCATATGGTTAG